CTGCTTTAATACCTCTTGCGGCGGGGTGGGTATTTCCAGCGCTCCTGCTGCATTGATGCGCGCAGCGGTGAAATTTTTGACTCTTAAAATTTTGTTTTCGTTAATGAAAATTTTGGCTTCAATATTGTCCGAGGCAGGGAATTCTTTTGTCTCGGTGTTCCATGAAAGAGGATTGACGCAGTGCGCTCCTTTTTCCACTGTGGGCGATATTCCACCGGGACCGACTGTGTTCCATGTTATGAGACCCCCTGTCTGGTCAGGTCTCTCACTCAGCTTCATGCCGAGGTCCGCAAGATCTTTATCGGTAAATGTCCAGCCCGGAAGATAAGCGGCGACCAGTTTGTTTTTGTCCACCAGTTGGGGGTTTTCAAGCATCAGGTTTCTGGTCACATAGGAACCTTGGCTATGGGCCGCGAGGATGAAGGGGCGACCATTATTAAGATTGTTGAGGTAATATTTAAATGCGGCTTTTATGTCGGAAACGGGAGTTTTTATATATTCTTTTTGTCCTCCGCTTTTGAGTACCTCAATATTCATCTGCCTATACCTCGGGGCAAACACGTTACAGGAGTCGGCAAAGGCTGATGTTATCCATTGGATTGTGTCCCGGTCGGTAATCCTGTTGAGCTTTTTGTTATCCAAGTCAGCTATTAAGTGGCCATTTGACGGAGGACCGTAAGTGGTGGGGTGTACAAAAAACAGGTCAATTTTCTTGGTTGGATTATCGTCCCGGATGGACCAGTATTTGTTCAGAGCGTAGTCCGGGGCTTTCGGCAGAGGCGCCGTATTTTTGCTGGT
Above is a genomic segment from Maridesulfovibrio sp. containing:
- a CDS encoding DUF3089 domain-containing protein, producing MKDFKLPILFVLLGMTILLCACTSKNTAPLPKAPDYALNKYWSIRDDNPTKKIDLFFVHPTTYGPPSNGHLIADLDNKKLNRITDRDTIQWITSAFADSCNVFAPRYRQMNIEVLKSGGQKEYIKTPVSDIKAAFKYYLNNLNNGRPFILAAHSQGSYVTRNLMLENPQLVDKNKLVAAYLPGWTFTDKDLADLGMKLSERPDQTGGLITWNTVGPGGISPTVEKGAHCVNPLSWNTETKEFPASDNIEAKIFINENKILRVKNFTAARINAAGALEIPTPPQEVLKQLNMSLGKEVYHRYDYDFFFYNIKENVKERCEAYLKNHK